From the genome of Tenrec ecaudatus isolate mTenEca1 chromosome 1, mTenEca1.hap1, whole genome shotgun sequence:
AGGCTAGCTGCTTGTCAGGGCTTAGGCTCTGCCCGATGGGGTCAGACTGCCAACCTGCAGATTAGTAGCCCGTACCAatcctctgcactcccccagcgGCcttcctagaaggcatttgggccTACAGAGCAATAACCAAATGCAAGGTcctccgttcaaaaccaccagttgctccaagggagaaagatggggctttcccctTGTCAAGagggtcagtcttggaaactcacaggaaccgttctgccctgccctagagggtcagcaGTGACTCGGCGCGCCACTGAGGGGTATTTCAGCAGCTGCTCTTCGCCTTCCACGTTGTCTTTTGGGGAAAAACCCTGTGCGCTGCTAGTAATCATAAATAAGGCAATCTCACAACAGAGGGCCAGGAGTGAGGGAGAATTACTTTTGGGGGGTTAAAAAGTTCCTAAGTCTGGGAGAAATAAGTTGCTCCAAGCAGCAGCTGGTCCTCTGTGGGCGGGTCCTGGCCCTCTGCACAGATGTACACCTTTACCGAGCGGCCAGGCCCTGGGCGTTTAGGTTTGTGGACCCTGGGTTCACTGGCTGGGTGAAATTGGGTCAGCTTCTCAGGCACGGAGCCGCAGTGTTCTTGTCTGTAAGGAGGAGCTGACAGTTTTCAGCTCCCGAGCTTGGTGCTGTGCTTGGTGTCCCGAACAGCAGGTGCGCAGTAAGCTGAGTCGGACTAAGTGGGCTCTGAAGGCCCTTGTCATTCTGGGTGTGGATCTTGTTCTTGGCTGCTGAGTCAGCCCCAACTCCCGGTGCCCCACGCACACACAACACAGCAACACGCTACCTAGCCATCAGCCCCAGTTGGGCCCCTGAGAGCCCTAGATCTTCAGTAGCGATGTTTTGGAAGTCAGTcagcaggcttttcttcctaatcTACCTGAGTCTGTAacgctacaggagtagaaatctttCTAGTAGTTTCTGTTTTGAACCGAGGCTGACAACAGCAATGAGATCcctggttccacatcctcttctgaatctggcctgaatttccgTCAGCTTCCTGTCAGTGCACTGCTCGCACCCTTGTGGGATGGTCTTCAGCCAAAAAAGAGGCGGTTCGATTAGTTGTCCAGTGCAAATTGTTTGTACTGCCTGGGGACTTCGAGTCTAGAACGGCGGCATTGAAACGGCTTCAGCATCATGGCCACAGATGGTGACGTAGGTGAGGTGCGTTGTctgggaatcaaacccaggtctcccccCCATGGACGGTGAGGGGTCTAGGGGGCCACCACAGCCTGATGTGTGCGGGacgacggggagggaggggggttttGAAAAATCAGTGTGTGGTTCCTGTGGCCTTTTGATTTAGTTCTCTGGAAATCTGAGATTTTTCCTAAACCCTGAGAGTTCCCTTTTCCCTAGTTTTCTACCCCAGAGGATTAGTTACTTCTGCTCAGATTGATTGACACCCCCTGGGCAAGCTGTAAGCAACTTGACATTTGGGCTGGGCTCTCGCCTGCAGCCTGGTCCTCCAATTGGTCCGCACCTTGCAGGGACTAGTCAGGATAGGCAGATGAAGTGACTGAACCCTAATTGTGCACAGGAAGGGTCTGCCACCTACTCAGCCGGGATTAGTCAGCACTGgctctggtgggagggccaggccttaAAATTGACCCGGAGTTTACACATGCAGAcaacttccttcccctccctctaccCACACAAAACCCAAAACTCGCTGCAGCAGAGTAGacagggacagggtagaactgcccctgtgggtttccaagactcactcTATGGGAGTGAAAAGCCCCGTCTGGCTGCTGGTTTCttaactgctgaccgtgcaactggcagcccaactcattgtcaaagaagcagaaagaggaaaaggagagaagagagagagaggacttaCGTACTGTTAAATGTGTGCGCCCCAGAGCCAAGCTAGACCTCCAGATCCGGGTTTTTCCTAAGCTGGaagtaggagccttggtggcagagtgggttatgtgttgggctactaaccacagggtcagcagtttgaaaccaccagccgctctgcaagagaaagatgaggctttctactgccatcaagagTGACAGTGTCGGAAACAGGCAGGGGTGGTTCTTGCCTGCCCCATTGGGTCAAGTGAGGTGGCAGCGAGGGGGGCAGGCATTGCTGAAGCTGGGGTCTTCACTTGACCTTGCTTAGATGCCCCTTCTGTCCACCCAGATAGTCTTTGAACCAGGAAAGTTAGGAGCTGCAATGCACTCTGGGTTGGCGGCAGCCCTGGCTGTGGAGTGTCAAATTCTTGGCTTTAATGTCTTAATGAAAGCCTGGAAACAGCAGAATGAGTAAAGGCGTGCAAATGAGTTTCTCAGGGCTGCCGTAACCACGTGTCACCCACTGGGCAGCAGATGTCGCTGATCCTTGGGGATCCTTGACCTGTGGCCTCCCTTGTCTCTTCCCTTCATGGGAGAACAACATTCATGTTGAATTCCAGGCTGCCTCCACAGGAAGCCTGGTGGCCCCACAGGTGAGACATTGGGTCCAaactctctgctcccatacagatttagagtcccagaaaccctataaaacagtggttctcaaccttcctaatgccacgaccctttcagacagcccctcatgtggtggtgagcccccaaccataacaccactgtcatgttgctcctgtgatgaatcgtcatgtaaataaatacctgataggcaggatgtattttcattgttacaaattgaacaccatGAAagtatagtgatgaatcacaaaaaacaatatgtcattatatattgtgaactatttatttctaatgaccaataaatgaaattttgtctggaagcacggtgtagcatgggtaacagtcttcacgcctggTACTCgtgtgtgggcgtatctgcatgtgggccgatccgcctggagacagatgaacggtgtctcggttcctaagaccatggaaatatgtgtcttctgatggtcttagacaacccctgtgaaagggtcattcaaaccccccaaaggggtcgcgacccacaggttgagaaccactgccatggaAGATCACCTTGAGTCagactggacttgatggcaggggggttGCTAGTGACTTCCATGGGAGCTCCTGGCTCCACCCTGGCCAGTGCACCTCAGACACAGCCACCACCCTGCTctctgttggggtgggggggcaggcttACAGACTGCTGAACCCGGTTCAGTACAGCTTCTAGACTAAGGtggtctaggaagaaaggcctgcagaCCTACTTCAGAAATCAGCCCTCCCGCCgtccccagagtccatctgctaagGATCACTGATGGCCTGGACATGCATCCCCTCATGGGGGCCCCCATGACTCCGGGGCTGACGTGACTGCCCCTAGCAACAGCGGATGCCCTCGTTCTAAACTGGACACCATCCACTAAGCCTTtctttccaaataaggtcactcTCACAGCCACAGGGACACGGGCGTGTCTTTAAGGGCAACCCGCGACAGTGGGACTTTAAGGCAGGTAGACCCAGGGTGGACGAGGGCCGGGCTATCAAGCAAGGGAATTGGTGACTGTGCAAGAGGGGCGCCAGGCTACGGGGCTGGGACTCTCCCATGTTTGGGTGCCGCTGAAGGGCTCTCGATGAACTCATGCAGTGTTCTCCCGCCGGAAACCCCCAAACCAGTTGCAGTCCAGTCAGCGTGACTCCTGGTGGACCCCATGTGGGTCAGAATAGAATGGTGGTCTATCAGGTTTTACAGCGGCTGAGTCTTggtcagatcaccaggcctttcctctgaggcaccTTGGGTGGACGTGAAAGGCCAGCATCACGGTGAGCAGCTCTGCACTTAACTGTTGGAGCCACAAGAGGTGACTCAATTCTCAACCCCCCTGATGTGTTGGATCCAGGCCCCCTGCCTTGCCTCGGCTGGGCCGGGGGCTGACAGTGGCCCCTGTGTTCCCACCCATTGCAGGCAGCGCAGAAGGAAGAAGAGATGGACGCCCCAGACTCCGCCTCGAGAGTCTTCTGCAGCCGCGTCCTGAGCATGGTCAACGCGGACGACGTCAACGCCATCATCCTGGCCCAGAAGAACATGTGAGTGGGACATGCCACCGCCCACTTAGCCCATAGAACGCAGGCAGTGAGGAGTGAGTGGATTGCCCGCCTAGGGCCAGCACATTCCTCTCTGGCTTGGGGGGCAAGGCTTTGGCTCAGGAAGCGGGGCTAAGGCAGGGGTGCAGCTGTGGCCTCTATCCCAAGGCCTTGTTGGGAGAGGGGGATTTCAGGGCATTCTAGAGCTGGTGGGTTGACTTCCTGGCAGGGCTGGAGGGCTGCAGCTCCATAGAGCATGGGCTCCCTCAAGGGGGCTTCACCTGCGGCCTGCCCTGCAGGGGGAGGCTGTCACCCATTACAACTCTGGAGTGGAAGCATGGCCTTCTGGGGCTTCAGTCTTGGGTCAAAGGGCACTCGTGTGTGAAACAGCACAGGTGTGATTTCCTGACCGCTCTCCCTGAACAAGGCGGCTTAGCATGTCTGATTCTTTTTGatcattaaatacttttattgggggctcttacagctctcatgacAATCAATacgttcatccattgtgtcaagcacatttgtacatgttgtcatcattttcaaagcattttctttgtacttgagcccttgatatcagctcctcattttccccctccttcccccactcccttcctcatgaacccttgataagttatacattattattttcatatcttacatcgttcgcagtctcccttcatccacttttctgttgttcatccccctgggagggggttatatatcgatccttgtgatcaattccctttcTTCCCATCTCCCCCTTACCCTAGTGGTATCTCCATCCTCATTATtggtggtcctgaggggtttttccgtcctggattccctgtgttgcgagcgcagtatacatgctctggtctagtcacttttgtaaggtagaattggggtcatgatagagtgggggagaggaagcattaactagaggaaagctgtatgtttcttcagtgttaTATtggcgagatcttatctgtagcagtgtacatgtactggtctagtcagatttgcaaggtagaattggggtcataagaaatagaggaaagttgtatgtttcattggtgctatactgcaccctgactggcttgtctcttccttgtgacccttctgtaaggggatgtccaattgtctacagatgggctctgggtctccactcctcgccCCCATCCCCTTTCCTGGTTTTTAAGACCACATgggcctggccctggccccagGGGTTCCACATAGACCCTCCTGGTCctttggagttaggggttggctAGAGGTGAGAAACTAGGCCTATGGGTAGAACAGAAGCAGAGTACACCTGAAGGGGGGTAATATGTATTTGGGTGGGGTTTTGAAGGATGAATAGGAGTTCACTGGGCGCCTTGAACAGCACATGTAGTGCTCAACAGGGCAGGGCCCTGAAGCAGGAGCCGGTCAGACACATGTGAGAGGCTAGGGGCAGAAGCAGCAGCCCTCTCTGCCCCTCCAGGCTGGACCGGTTTGAGAAGACCAACGAGATGCTGCTGAACTTCAATAACCTGTCGAGCGCCCGCCTGCAGCAGATGAACGAGCGCTTCCTGCATCACACGAGGACCCTGGTGGAGATGAAGCGGGACCTGGACAGCATCTTCCGCAGGATCCGGTGGGTGCTCGCCCAGCCCAGCCCTACCCAGCGCTTTGTTCCCCATCTGAGCCTGGGCTTCCTCCTCAGCAGGGACCACACACACGCTGTGTCCCTGTGAGcgtgcgtgtacacacacacacacgcgcgcgcacacagtcTGCTCATTTCTTTTCGAAGATCTTACTGTGTGACCCTCTGGAGCTTTGAGGGAGCTGAGGGGATCCAGACTTGGGCATAAAACCATGAAGTCTCTGTATTTTATAAAACTTTCCAGTAAGTCACATAGCACTGGACACGTGATTCCAAGGCAGGAACAAGCAGATGGTAAAAGCTATTCCTCTGCTCCCCATACCCCATccgccccaccccttcccccagctCTTTCAAGCAGATGCCATGACCTGCTTTTGGAGGTCCTTGCGTTTTCAGTGAGGAGGTAGCATGCATAGCGGGGGACAGTCCCTGGGCACAGGAAGGTGTCTGGTGTTCTGTCCCTGTGTTGTTTCTGCCAGTTTCCCCTCAGTCCCAGTGCTGTACCTCCTGGTCACCTTAGATTGATGGGAAAATGTTCTGCTGAGCCAGCTCAGAGCAGAGACTATGAGACAAGACAGGGCTGGCTAAATCCTTCATGAAAGtacttttttgggggtggggtgggtcgcGGCGGCATGGAAACCAGTGGGCAAGCACTGGTGTGATATTCAGGGGGAAAGCAGAAATCCAAAGGTGTGGCCCGTTTGTGTGTCACCCAGGAAGTTGGAAAGCCTGTTCACCCAGTCACTCTATAGGTAGGAGACTAGTTCTGATGGTGCTTCTGGGAGGGGGGCTGGCAGGTTGCAGGTGAAAGTTTTGAAGGTAGAGTAGGAGTTTGCTTGGTGGCCTGAATCATGGGCCGAGCTCTGCAGGACAAGAGGAGGACAGGCAAAGACCATGATGTAGAAAGGGCTTGGAGGGTCTGCTTGGGCTGCTGAGATGGGCCAGGGCTCTGAAGAGCCCTCGGTCTCCTTCTGTAAACAACACGATAGCAAAAGTGTGCAAACAGCTGGTTTCGGAAGCAGCTTCCCGCGGGCTGCTGTAACAATCGGCCTCACATGGTGGTGCCAGAACATCGGAATGGGCCGTCTCCTAGTCCAGGAATCCAAAActaggtgttagtctgggttatagacactcatgtggataggaaagagctttttataaagagtaattggacattaaaacatcccagtccagatcaagcacctaagtctgctattagcctcTATGTTCAGtacgtctgtaaattcctcttccgactcaGTGCAGGCCAGTGGATctttctttgggtccagtggcggtagaagcatctcagcactgacatgggtctccacgtggctcctccagctccaaggctctggctgccttcagcatagctccaagtggcttgtcaacaggaacatcTCCCAACGAGTGagcttgtgtcctgcctccagcgagctatttattgccttcatgcctccaaatgaggtcaagctgcgacctgattgacaggctggactccaccccttcactcttaatcatctcaatttggggattatgtaactactgcatGAAGTCTCAGCTGTGTTGATTCTTTGGGGTCTCTGAG
Proteins encoded in this window:
- the KXD1 gene encoding kxDL motif-containing protein 1 isoform X1: MATDGDVGEAAQKEEEMDAPDSASRVFCSRVLSMVNADDVNAIILAQKNMLDRFEKTNEMLLNFNNLSSARLQQMNERFLHHTRTLVEMKRDLDSIFRRIRTLKGKLARQHPEAFSHIPEASLLEDEDEDPIPPSTTTTIATSEQSTGSCDTSPDLISLPLSSGFEDLSQARPCSPTINGRGPTDDEEETPGE